In the genome of Pogona vitticeps strain Pit_001003342236 chromosome 13, PviZW2.1, whole genome shotgun sequence, one region contains:
- the SUN1 gene encoding SUN domain-containing protein 1 isoform X10, producing the protein MSRRSLRSSASVYSTAKDTQNENIYISGSSSSSYAGKKAFVEQSPKITKQRRNVVKQSGSVRHTSRKHVPSSSIFSHSSFSSHTSDGSVMSILLDESSIQEQTAVDHFWGLDDDGDLKGEGTTVIQANGDITAAENQSAPSNGYTCNDCSMLSERKEVLTTYSTPHMLSSRIYSRDRSQKHKSTHSDYCGSMNVKEFLREDAHLGMNGESLCDDCKGKKHLETHTTAHMQSSRSKRVARTIWHIFSSAGKAAAGMFWWLGTGWYQLVTLISLLNVFLLTRCLPKMFRLLLFLLPLLLLLGLWHLGLDGFQSLLPVLNWTSVQRTYKWEDSAKAVGPPPDSLPVLQHPDETLKVFDGSRIHELEKQMALMSEKWHHRDEEYNKMLLLLQNFQDQVTQMNDKSEMLILIKNIVGQRLKEMRSDEATQPTHDFLALHQEHEWRIVALEDLLSKLSEKSEGIQKELELTKAKTSSDRDEQNQHLLSKIKHLELELAHMKSELLNSQSLKTCCDKMDTLHEKADAQVKESVKFMLFGNQQGDLPESLLQWLTSRFVSKSDLQVLLQDLELQILKNITHHLSVTNTKSTSEVVTSVVNEAGIAGITEAQAHIIVNNALKLYSQDKTGMVDFALESGGGSILSTRCSETYETKTALISLFGIPLWYFSQSPRVVIQPDMYPGNCWAFKGSQGYLVVRLAMMIYPTAFTLEHIPKTLSPTGNITSAPKDFSVYGLEDEYQEDGVHLGQYIYNQDGEPLQMFQVMKTTEKAFQIVELRIFSNWGHTEYTCLYRFRVHGRPAE; encoded by the exons ATGTCACGGCGAAGCCTACGTTCTTCCGCTTCAGTCTATAGTACAGCCAAGGATACCCAAAATGAAAACATCTATatcagtggcagcagcagtagctCCTATGCAGGGAAGAAAGCTTTTGTAGAACAGTCACCAAA aatTACAAAACAACGTAGAAATGTGGTGAAACAGTCTGGCTCTGTAAGACACACCTCAAGAAAACATGTGCCCAGCTCTTCCATTTTTAGCCACAGTAGTTTCAGTAGCCACACAAGTGATGGATCCGTTATGTCAATCTTGTTGGATGAGTCTTCAATACAGGAGCAGACAGCTGTTGACCACTTCTGGG gtCTGGATGATGACGGTGATCTCAAAG GTGAAGGTACTACAGTGATTCAGGCCAATGGGGACATAACAGCAGCTGAAAACCAGAGTGCACCGAGCAACGGCTATACGTGCAATGACTGCAGTATGCTTTCTGAGCGGAAGGAGGTCCTTACAACATACTCAACTCCTCATATGCTATCCTCCAGAATTTATTCCAGGGACAGAAGCCAAAAACACAAGTCCA CTCACTCTGATTACTGTGGAAGCATGAATGTAAAAGAATTTCTCAGGGAAGATGCCCACCTGGGCATGAATGGGGAATCCTTGT GTGATGACTGTAAGGGGAAGAAACACCTTGAAACACACACAACAGCCCACATGCAATCCTCAAGGTCTAAAAGGGTAGCAAGGACCATTTGGCACATCTTTTCTTCCGCAG GGAAGGCAGCTGCAGGAATGTTCTGGTGGCTTGGGACTGGATGGTATCAACTTGTTACCCTGATTTCTTTACTGAATGTGTTTCTTCTTACAAG ATGCCTTCCAAAGATgttcaggttgttgttgtttctccttCCACTGTTGCTGTTGCTAG GTTTATGGCACTTGGGTCTTGATGGTTTCCAGTCATTATTGCCAGTTTTGAATTGGACAAGCGTACAGAGAACGTACAAGTGGGAGGACTCTGCGAAGGCCGTTGGGCCTCCACCCGATTCATTACCAGTTCTGCAGCATCCTGAT GAAACTCTAAAGGTTTTTGATGGAAGCCGTATACATGAGCTGGAAAAGCAGATGGCCTTAATGTCTGAGAAATGGCATCACCGGGATGAAGAATATAATAAAATGCTACTTCTGCTGCAGAACTTTCAAGATCAAGTTACTCAGATGAATGACAAAAGTGAAATGTTGATACTCATAAAAAATATAGTGGGTCAACGCCTTAAAGAGATGAGATCTGATGAAGCAACACAACCAACG catgatTTCTTGGCCTTGCATCAAGAACATGAATGGCGTATTGTTGCTTTAGAAGATCTGCTTTCAAAACTCTCTGAAAAATCTGAG gGAATCCAAAAGGAACTTGAGTTAACCAAAGCAAAAACGTCTAG TGACAGAGATGAACAAAACCAGCACCTCTTATCCAAGATTAAACATCTAGAACTTGAGTTGGCTCACATGAAATCAGAGCTGCTAAATTCACAGAGTTTGAAAACTTGCTGTGACAAAATGGATACACTTCATGAAAAGGCAG ATGCCCAGGTTAAAGAATCTGTCAAGTTCATGCTGTTTGGCAACCAACAAGGAGACTTGCCAGAATCACTGCTTCAGTGGCTAACCTCCAGATTTGTGAGCAAGAGTGACCTGCAGGTCTTGTTACAAGATCTGGAGCTGCAGATTCTCAAGAATATAACTCACCACCTATCTGTCACAAATACGAAGTCAACTTCAGAAGTTGTGACAAGTGTTGTGAATGAAGCTGGGATTGCAGGCATCACCGAAGCG CAAGCACACATTATTGTCAACAATGCCCTGAAGCTGTATTCTCAAGACAAGACTGGCATGGTAGACTTCGCTTTGGAATCTGGAG GTGGCAGCATTTTGAGTACCCGCTGCTCAGAGACTTACGAGACCAAAACGGCACTAATTAGTCTCTTTGGAATTCCTTTATGGTACTTCTCTCAGTCTCCTCGGGTTGTGATCCAG CCTGATATGTACCCTGGAAACTGCTGGGCTTTCAAAGGATCACAAGGATATCTCGTTGTCAGGCTTGCTATGATGATCTACCCTACAGCTTTCACCCTGGAACACATACCAAAAACACTGTCACCAACCGGCAATATTACCAGTGCACCAAAGGACTTCTCAGTATAT GGTCTTGAAGATGAGTATCAGGAAGATGGTGTGCATCTAGGACAATATATTTATAATCAAGATGGAGAGCCATTACAGATGTTCCAAGTCATG aagACAACTGAAAAAGCATTCCAGATAGTAGAGCTAAGAATATTTTCCAACTGGGGCCATACAGAGTATACGTGCCTCTATCGGTTCAGAGTGCATGGGAGACCTGCTGAATGA
- the SUN1 gene encoding SUN domain-containing protein 1 isoform X7 produces MSRRSLRSSASVYSTAKDTQNENIYISGSSSSSYAGKKAFVEQSPKITKQRRNVVKQSGSVRHTSRKHVPSSSIFSHSSFSSHTSDGSVMSILLDESSIQEQTAVDHFWGLDDDGDLKGEGTTVIQANGDITAAENQSAPSNGYTCNDCSMLSERKEVLTTYSTPHMLSSRIYSRDRSQKHKSRGLPFYTNKILRMAKHTTTSFTSLIVQLFQMILLKLGYDCKAHSDYCGSMNVKEFLREDAHLGMNGESLCDDCKGKKHLETHTTAHMQSSRSKRVARTIWHIFSSAGKAAAGMFWWLGTGWYQLVTLISLLNVFLLTRCLPKMFRLLLFLLPLLLLLGLWHLGLDGFQSLLPVLNWTSVQRTYKWEDSAKAVGPPPDSLPVLQHPDETLKVFDGSRIHELEKQMALMSEKWHHRDEEYNKMLLLLQNFQDQVTQMNDKSEMLILIKNIVGQRLKEMRSDEATQPTHDFLALHQEHEWRIVALEDLLSKLSEKSEGIQKELELTKAKTSSDRDEQNQHLLSKIKHLELELAHMKSELLNSQSLKTCCDKMDTLHEKADAQVKESVKFMLFGNQQGDLPESLLQWLTSRFVSKSDLQVLLQDLELQILKNITHHLSVTNTKSTSEVVTSVVNEAGIAGITEAQAHIIVNNALKLYSQDKTGMVDFALESGGGSILSTRCSETYETKTALISLFGIPLWYFSQSPRVVIQPDMYPGNCWAFKGSQGYLVVRLAMMIYPTAFTLEHIPKTLSPTGNITSAPKDFSVYGLEDEYQEDGVHLGQYIYNQDGEPLQMFQVMKTTEKAFQIVELRIFSNWGHTEYTCLYRFRVHGRPAE; encoded by the exons ATGTCACGGCGAAGCCTACGTTCTTCCGCTTCAGTCTATAGTACAGCCAAGGATACCCAAAATGAAAACATCTATatcagtggcagcagcagtagctCCTATGCAGGGAAGAAAGCTTTTGTAGAACAGTCACCAAA aatTACAAAACAACGTAGAAATGTGGTGAAACAGTCTGGCTCTGTAAGACACACCTCAAGAAAACATGTGCCCAGCTCTTCCATTTTTAGCCACAGTAGTTTCAGTAGCCACACAAGTGATGGATCCGTTATGTCAATCTTGTTGGATGAGTCTTCAATACAGGAGCAGACAGCTGTTGACCACTTCTGGG gtCTGGATGATGACGGTGATCTCAAAG GTGAAGGTACTACAGTGATTCAGGCCAATGGGGACATAACAGCAGCTGAAAACCAGAGTGCACCGAGCAACGGCTATACGTGCAATGACTGCAGTATGCTTTCTGAGCGGAAGGAGGTCCTTACAACATACTCAACTCCTCATATGCTATCCTCCAGAATTTATTCCAGGGACAGAAGCCAAAAACACAAGTCCA GGGGCCTCCCTTTCTACACAAATAAGATTCTGCGAATGGCCAAGCATACCACAACATCTTTTACATCACTCATAGTGCAGCTATTCCAAATGATCTTGCTGAAGCTGGGCTATGATTGTAAAG CTCACTCTGATTACTGTGGAAGCATGAATGTAAAAGAATTTCTCAGGGAAGATGCCCACCTGGGCATGAATGGGGAATCCTTGT GTGATGACTGTAAGGGGAAGAAACACCTTGAAACACACACAACAGCCCACATGCAATCCTCAAGGTCTAAAAGGGTAGCAAGGACCATTTGGCACATCTTTTCTTCCGCAG GGAAGGCAGCTGCAGGAATGTTCTGGTGGCTTGGGACTGGATGGTATCAACTTGTTACCCTGATTTCTTTACTGAATGTGTTTCTTCTTACAAG ATGCCTTCCAAAGATgttcaggttgttgttgtttctccttCCACTGTTGCTGTTGCTAG GTTTATGGCACTTGGGTCTTGATGGTTTCCAGTCATTATTGCCAGTTTTGAATTGGACAAGCGTACAGAGAACGTACAAGTGGGAGGACTCTGCGAAGGCCGTTGGGCCTCCACCCGATTCATTACCAGTTCTGCAGCATCCTGAT GAAACTCTAAAGGTTTTTGATGGAAGCCGTATACATGAGCTGGAAAAGCAGATGGCCTTAATGTCTGAGAAATGGCATCACCGGGATGAAGAATATAATAAAATGCTACTTCTGCTGCAGAACTTTCAAGATCAAGTTACTCAGATGAATGACAAAAGTGAAATGTTGATACTCATAAAAAATATAGTGGGTCAACGCCTTAAAGAGATGAGATCTGATGAAGCAACACAACCAACG catgatTTCTTGGCCTTGCATCAAGAACATGAATGGCGTATTGTTGCTTTAGAAGATCTGCTTTCAAAACTCTCTGAAAAATCTGAG gGAATCCAAAAGGAACTTGAGTTAACCAAAGCAAAAACGTCTAG TGACAGAGATGAACAAAACCAGCACCTCTTATCCAAGATTAAACATCTAGAACTTGAGTTGGCTCACATGAAATCAGAGCTGCTAAATTCACAGAGTTTGAAAACTTGCTGTGACAAAATGGATACACTTCATGAAAAGGCAG ATGCCCAGGTTAAAGAATCTGTCAAGTTCATGCTGTTTGGCAACCAACAAGGAGACTTGCCAGAATCACTGCTTCAGTGGCTAACCTCCAGATTTGTGAGCAAGAGTGACCTGCAGGTCTTGTTACAAGATCTGGAGCTGCAGATTCTCAAGAATATAACTCACCACCTATCTGTCACAAATACGAAGTCAACTTCAGAAGTTGTGACAAGTGTTGTGAATGAAGCTGGGATTGCAGGCATCACCGAAGCG CAAGCACACATTATTGTCAACAATGCCCTGAAGCTGTATTCTCAAGACAAGACTGGCATGGTAGACTTCGCTTTGGAATCTGGAG GTGGCAGCATTTTGAGTACCCGCTGCTCAGAGACTTACGAGACCAAAACGGCACTAATTAGTCTCTTTGGAATTCCTTTATGGTACTTCTCTCAGTCTCCTCGGGTTGTGATCCAG CCTGATATGTACCCTGGAAACTGCTGGGCTTTCAAAGGATCACAAGGATATCTCGTTGTCAGGCTTGCTATGATGATCTACCCTACAGCTTTCACCCTGGAACACATACCAAAAACACTGTCACCAACCGGCAATATTACCAGTGCACCAAAGGACTTCTCAGTATAT GGTCTTGAAGATGAGTATCAGGAAGATGGTGTGCATCTAGGACAATATATTTATAATCAAGATGGAGAGCCATTACAGATGTTCCAAGTCATG aagACAACTGAAAAAGCATTCCAGATAGTAGAGCTAAGAATATTTTCCAACTGGGGCCATACAGAGTATACGTGCCTCTATCGGTTCAGAGTGCATGGGAGACCTGCTGAATGA
- the SUN1 gene encoding SUN domain-containing protein 1 isoform X8: MCPALPFLATVVSVATQVMDPLCQSCWMSLQYRSRQLLTTSGVWMMTVISKVTYCNSTGEGTTVIQANGDITAAENQSAPSNGYTCNDCSMLSERKEVLTTYSTPHMLSSRIYSRDRSQKHKSRGLPFYTNKILRMAKHTTTSFTSLIVQLFQMILLKLGYDCKAHSDYCGSMNVKEFLREDAHLGMNGESLCDDCKGKKHLETHTTAHMQSSRSKRVARTIWHIFSSAGYFLLHMLQRMGTAGWFVSRKVLSLLWLAVVSPGKAAAGMFWWLGTGWYQLVTLISLLNVFLLTRCLPKMFRLLLFLLPLLLLLGLWHLGLDGFQSLLPVLNWTSVQRTYKWEDSAKAVGPPPDSLPVLQHPDETLKVFDGSRIHELEKQMALMSEKWHHRDEEYNKMLLLLQNFQDQVTQMNDKSEMLILIKNIVGQRLKEMRSDEATQPTHDFLALHQEHEWRIVALEDLLSKLSEKSEGIQKELELTKAKTSSDRDEQNQHLLSKIKHLELELAHMKSELLNSQSLKTCCDKMDTLHEKADAQVKESVKFMLFGNQQGDLPESLLQWLTSRFVSKSDLQVLLQDLELQILKNITHHLSVTNTKSTSEVVTSVVNEAGIAGITEAQAHIIVNNALKLYSQDKTGMVDFALESGGGSILSTRCSETYETKTALISLFGIPLWYFSQSPRVVIQPDMYPGNCWAFKGSQGYLVVRLAMMIYPTAFTLEHIPKTLSPTGNITSAPKDFSVYGLEDEYQEDGVHLGQYIYNQDGEPLQMFQVMKTTEKAFQIVELRIFSNWGHTEYTCLYRFRVHGRPAE; encoded by the exons ATGTGCCCAGCTCTTCCATTTTTAGCCACAGTAGTTTCAGTAGCCACACAAGTGATGGATCCGTTATGTCAATCTTGTTGGATGAGTCTTCAATACAGGAGCAGACAGCTGTTGACCACTTCTGGG gtCTGGATGATGACGGTGATCTCAAAG GTCACCTATTGCAATTCAACAGGTGAAGGTACTACAGTGATTCAGGCCAATGGGGACATAACAGCAGCTGAAAACCAGAGTGCACCGAGCAACGGCTATACGTGCAATGACTGCAGTATGCTTTCTGAGCGGAAGGAGGTCCTTACAACATACTCAACTCCTCATATGCTATCCTCCAGAATTTATTCCAGGGACAGAAGCCAAAAACACAAGTCCA GGGGCCTCCCTTTCTACACAAATAAGATTCTGCGAATGGCCAAGCATACCACAACATCTTTTACATCACTCATAGTGCAGCTATTCCAAATGATCTTGCTGAAGCTGGGCTATGATTGTAAAG CTCACTCTGATTACTGTGGAAGCATGAATGTAAAAGAATTTCTCAGGGAAGATGCCCACCTGGGCATGAATGGGGAATCCTTGT GTGATGACTGTAAGGGGAAGAAACACCTTGAAACACACACAACAGCCCACATGCAATCCTCAAGGTCTAAAAGGGTAGCAAGGACCATTTGGCACATCTTTTCTTCCGCAG GTTACTTCTTGCTACATATGTTGCAAAGAATGGGAACAGCAGGATGGTTTGTTTCCAGGAAGGTTTTGTCACTCCTTTGGCTGGCTGTTGTGTCTCCAG GGAAGGCAGCTGCAGGAATGTTCTGGTGGCTTGGGACTGGATGGTATCAACTTGTTACCCTGATTTCTTTACTGAATGTGTTTCTTCTTACAAG ATGCCTTCCAAAGATgttcaggttgttgttgtttctccttCCACTGTTGCTGTTGCTAG GTTTATGGCACTTGGGTCTTGATGGTTTCCAGTCATTATTGCCAGTTTTGAATTGGACAAGCGTACAGAGAACGTACAAGTGGGAGGACTCTGCGAAGGCCGTTGGGCCTCCACCCGATTCATTACCAGTTCTGCAGCATCCTGAT GAAACTCTAAAGGTTTTTGATGGAAGCCGTATACATGAGCTGGAAAAGCAGATGGCCTTAATGTCTGAGAAATGGCATCACCGGGATGAAGAATATAATAAAATGCTACTTCTGCTGCAGAACTTTCAAGATCAAGTTACTCAGATGAATGACAAAAGTGAAATGTTGATACTCATAAAAAATATAGTGGGTCAACGCCTTAAAGAGATGAGATCTGATGAAGCAACACAACCAACG catgatTTCTTGGCCTTGCATCAAGAACATGAATGGCGTATTGTTGCTTTAGAAGATCTGCTTTCAAAACTCTCTGAAAAATCTGAG gGAATCCAAAAGGAACTTGAGTTAACCAAAGCAAAAACGTCTAG TGACAGAGATGAACAAAACCAGCACCTCTTATCCAAGATTAAACATCTAGAACTTGAGTTGGCTCACATGAAATCAGAGCTGCTAAATTCACAGAGTTTGAAAACTTGCTGTGACAAAATGGATACACTTCATGAAAAGGCAG ATGCCCAGGTTAAAGAATCTGTCAAGTTCATGCTGTTTGGCAACCAACAAGGAGACTTGCCAGAATCACTGCTTCAGTGGCTAACCTCCAGATTTGTGAGCAAGAGTGACCTGCAGGTCTTGTTACAAGATCTGGAGCTGCAGATTCTCAAGAATATAACTCACCACCTATCTGTCACAAATACGAAGTCAACTTCAGAAGTTGTGACAAGTGTTGTGAATGAAGCTGGGATTGCAGGCATCACCGAAGCG CAAGCACACATTATTGTCAACAATGCCCTGAAGCTGTATTCTCAAGACAAGACTGGCATGGTAGACTTCGCTTTGGAATCTGGAG GTGGCAGCATTTTGAGTACCCGCTGCTCAGAGACTTACGAGACCAAAACGGCACTAATTAGTCTCTTTGGAATTCCTTTATGGTACTTCTCTCAGTCTCCTCGGGTTGTGATCCAG CCTGATATGTACCCTGGAAACTGCTGGGCTTTCAAAGGATCACAAGGATATCTCGTTGTCAGGCTTGCTATGATGATCTACCCTACAGCTTTCACCCTGGAACACATACCAAAAACACTGTCACCAACCGGCAATATTACCAGTGCACCAAAGGACTTCTCAGTATAT GGTCTTGAAGATGAGTATCAGGAAGATGGTGTGCATCTAGGACAATATATTTATAATCAAGATGGAGAGCCATTACAGATGTTCCAAGTCATG aagACAACTGAAAAAGCATTCCAGATAGTAGAGCTAAGAATATTTTCCAACTGGGGCCATACAGAGTATACGTGCCTCTATCGGTTCAGAGTGCATGGGAGACCTGCTGAATGA